From a single Longimicrobium terrae genomic region:
- a CDS encoding MGMT family protein, which produces MGIRRDSEGTHNRIFAVVRRIPSGHVLTYGDVAALAGMPEHARLVGYALHALPQHSAVPWHRVINHKGGISTGRAWPGGELVQRSLLEAEGLHFDANGRTSLKRYRWKPDDGAADAPGTPD; this is translated from the coding sequence ATGGGTATCCGCCGCGACTCGGAAGGCACGCACAACCGCATCTTTGCCGTAGTGCGGCGCATTCCGTCCGGGCACGTCCTCACCTATGGCGACGTGGCCGCGCTCGCGGGGATGCCGGAGCACGCGCGGCTGGTGGGGTACGCGCTGCACGCGTTGCCGCAGCACAGCGCCGTTCCGTGGCACCGCGTCATCAACCACAAGGGCGGCATCAGCACCGGGCGCGCATGGCCGGGCGGAGAACTGGTTCAGCGCTCGCTGCTGGAAGCAGAGGGGCTGCACTTTGACGCCAACGGCCGCACATCCCTCAAGCGCTATCGCTGGAAGCCCGATGACGGCGCGGCGGACGCGCCGGGCACCCCGGACTGA
- a CDS encoding P1 family peptidase — protein sequence MRLFATVILALGVVAAPAYGQRAPERPRAREAGVVVGVLAPGPLNAITDVAGVRVGQTTITEGDSVQTGVTAILPHGGDLFHERVPAAIHVGNGFGKLLGSTQVDELGELETPILLTCTLCVWKAADAMVGWMLARPGMEDVRSINPVVGETNDGVLNAIRLRPVAWQHVTAALESASAGPVAEGNVGAGAGTVAFGWKGGIGTSSRRLPASLGGYTVGVLVQTNYGGVLSINGAPVGREMRQFAFQRQLQAAPPSGTAMNPVRERADGSVMIVVATDAPLSAASLDRVAMRALAGIARTGGSFTNGSGDYVIAFSTADSVRRRTGSAPRAITDLPNDAMSPLFQAAAEAAEEAVYNSLFRATTVRTRAATVEALPIDRTLEILRRYNALGWDRTLPPGARP from the coding sequence ATGCGCCTGTTCGCGACTGTCATTCTCGCCCTCGGCGTGGTCGCCGCGCCCGCGTACGGCCAGCGCGCCCCCGAGCGGCCGCGTGCGCGCGAGGCCGGCGTGGTGGTCGGCGTGCTGGCACCCGGGCCGCTGAACGCCATCACCGACGTGGCGGGCGTGCGCGTGGGGCAAACGACCATCACCGAAGGCGACAGCGTGCAGACCGGCGTGACCGCCATTCTGCCGCACGGGGGCGACCTGTTCCACGAGCGCGTTCCGGCGGCCATCCATGTCGGCAACGGGTTTGGCAAGCTGCTGGGAAGCACGCAGGTGGATGAACTGGGCGAACTGGAGACGCCCATTCTGCTCACCTGCACGCTCTGTGTCTGGAAAGCCGCGGACGCGATGGTTGGCTGGATGCTGGCGCGCCCGGGGATGGAGGACGTGCGCTCCATCAACCCCGTCGTGGGCGAGACCAATGACGGCGTGCTGAACGCCATCCGCCTGCGCCCCGTGGCGTGGCAGCACGTGACCGCCGCGCTGGAGAGCGCGTCCGCCGGGCCGGTGGCGGAGGGGAACGTGGGCGCGGGCGCGGGAACGGTCGCCTTTGGCTGGAAAGGCGGCATCGGCACCAGTTCGCGCCGGCTGCCCGCGTCGCTGGGCGGCTACACGGTGGGCGTGCTGGTGCAGACCAACTACGGCGGCGTGCTCTCCATCAACGGTGCGCCGGTCGGGCGGGAAATGAGGCAGTTCGCCTTTCAGCGCCAGCTGCAGGCGGCGCCGCCCTCCGGCACCGCGATGAACCCCGTGCGCGAGCGCGCCGACGGCAGCGTGATGATCGTGGTGGCGACGGACGCGCCGCTCAGCGCCGCCAGCCTGGACCGCGTGGCCATGCGCGCCCTGGCGGGAATCGCGCGGACGGGCGGCAGCTTCACCAACGGCTCGGGCGATTATGTGATCGCCTTTTCCACGGCGGATTCCGTGCGGCGGCGCACCGGATCGGCGCCGCGCGCCATCACCGACCTGCCGAACGACGCCATGTCGCCGCTGTTTCAGGCCGCGGCCGAGGCGGCGGAGGAAGCCGTGTACAACTCGCTCTTCCGCGCCACCACCGTCCGCACGCGAGCCGCCACCGTGGAGGCGCTCCCCATCGACCGGACGCTGGAAATCCTGCGCCGCTACAACGCCCTGGGGTGGGACCGGACGCTGCCGCCCGGCGCGCGGCCCTGA
- a CDS encoding DJ-1/PfpI family protein has protein sequence MTNETTTLTIGIPIYPGIDPLDVVAPYEIFSTMAQEVADQCTVNVLVMAETVNPVPCRFGMPLVPGTTFDAVAALDVLWVPGGSVQALHELMKGGPYLDALRRWSEGARFVTSVCEGAMLLAAAGLLDGYHATTHWAFLPCFDRFGKIIPVGGTDDRWPRFVVDPPEPAPGALGTRVTGAGISAGLDEALQLVLMLFGREVAEQVQISIQYFPDPPVNARLEPAQSCPLLPAAPAS, from the coding sequence ATGACGAACGAGACCACGACGCTGACCATCGGCATCCCCATCTACCCGGGCATCGACCCGCTGGACGTCGTCGCGCCGTACGAAATCTTCAGCACCATGGCGCAAGAAGTGGCGGACCAGTGCACGGTCAACGTCCTGGTGATGGCCGAAACCGTGAATCCGGTGCCCTGCCGCTTCGGCATGCCGCTGGTGCCCGGAACCACCTTTGACGCCGTAGCCGCGCTGGACGTGCTGTGGGTGCCCGGCGGCAGCGTGCAGGCCCTGCACGAGTTGATGAAGGGCGGCCCCTACCTGGACGCGCTGCGGCGGTGGAGCGAGGGCGCGCGCTTCGTCACCTCCGTCTGCGAAGGCGCCATGCTGCTGGCCGCCGCCGGGCTGCTGGACGGCTACCACGCGACCACCCACTGGGCCTTTCTCCCCTGCTTCGACCGGTTCGGCAAGATCATTCCCGTGGGCGGAACCGACGACCGCTGGCCGCGCTTCGTGGTGGACCCGCCAGAGCCCGCGCCCGGCGCCCTGGGCACCCGCGTCACCGGCGCCGGCATCAGCGCCGGGCTGGACGAGGCGCTGCAGCTGGTGCTGATGCTGTTCGGCAGAGAGGTTGCCGAGCAGGTGCAGATCAGCATCCAGTACTTTCCCGATCCGCCGGTCAACGCCCGCCTGGAGCCCGCGCAGAGCTGTCCCCTGCTTCCCGCCGCGCCGGCCAGCTGA